Proteins encoded by one window of Metamycoplasma subdolum:
- a CDS encoding 5'-3' exonuclease: MKKDFDFLIVDGTYLTYRSYYAMLYSKAKLTNSKGEPTAAVAGFLNTLISLQTRFNFKYIVFAFDAHAKTFRHEIFTDYKANRKKAPEEFYFQLTLIQKILESLNFKVIIENGFEADDVIAKIVKEYADNEKLIFSADQDLNQLINNKTSILKKVKQEYVVINNDNFREFYDFNPNQVIDFKAIVGDPSDNFKGVEGIGPKTCAKMLEEFGNVENIYENLDKFSEKISQKLLEFKEIVFKNKYLATLRDAFTLPQIPLEELDFQNFKITEKANEFLEDYELKNVKNKLIKLILN, encoded by the coding sequence ATGAAAAAGGATTTTGATTTTTTAATCGTAGATGGAACTTATTTAACTTACCGCTCCTATTATGCGATGCTTTATTCAAAAGCAAAGCTTACAAACTCAAAAGGTGAACCTACTGCAGCAGTTGCTGGCTTTTTGAACACCTTAATTTCTTTACAAACTAGATTTAATTTTAAGTATATTGTTTTTGCTTTTGATGCACATGCCAAAACTTTTCGCCATGAAATTTTTACTGATTATAAAGCTAATAGAAAAAAAGCACCTGAGGAATTTTATTTTCAACTTACTCTTATTCAAAAGATTCTTGAATCTTTAAATTTTAAAGTGATTATAGAAAATGGGTTTGAAGCTGACGATGTAATTGCTAAGATAGTTAAAGAATATGCTGATAATGAAAAGTTAATCTTTTCTGCTGATCAGGATTTAAATCAACTAATTAATAATAAAACAAGTATTTTAAAAAAGGTTAAGCAAGAATATGTAGTTATTAATAATGATAACTTCAGAGAGTTTTATGACTTTAATCCAAACCAAGTAATTGATTTTAAAGCAATTGTTGGAGATCCTAGTGATAATTTCAAAGGTGTTGAAGGAATTGGCCCTAAAACCTGCGCAAAAATGCTGGAAGAATTTGGAAATGTTGAAAATATTTATGAAAATTTAGATAAATTTAGTGAAAAGATTAGTCAAAAACTTCTTGAATTTAAAGAAATTGTTTTTAAAAATAAATATCTTGCAACATTAAGAGATGCATTTACTTTGCCACAAATTCCTTTAGAAGAACTTGATTTCCAAAACTTTAAAATAACTGAAAAGGCAAATGAAT